The following are from one region of the Acipenser ruthenus chromosome 19, fAciRut3.2 maternal haplotype, whole genome shotgun sequence genome:
- the LOC117424509 gene encoding ataxin-1-like, whose amino-acid sequence MKPAHERNQESLPPKKRDLPLNSSGGGDESTSTRSSGSTGSDAPGSGVAGEWMRVQTGLQYSVEISESMAVPIDQYGMLYKVALPSGTYSPNSLHQVLNMGHLSPAYSMPSPLLQHPGIPYPPMGYAQIPHSSLQFVGAPYTVPYAVPPGFVVPSSLISPQAAIPQQHHVSHLVPYPSVIQEGVITPPPQSSAQAFTKVATAAGLSVVLSSDHATQQQHIGAVAGRTANEISPRGVPVYYHHTSCRAPPTAVAAPVYRDVLSHHDQGLVAASQHERGKVVNGGEEEQGGRELLQELLYSGRNMQVLHVVASTAGGEGFVDGQHATQRQPPHEERPSPSHRSTPDTDLEVQQVVGRLAFPNQNVLGNRKEASFGPLNLSQGSHRSREILPAAQGRSAVREETVLPGRTAFGGHAAVQGDPRIQQQQQQPHHQLPPQHHAVILANGQPVLVPLEQNQQFQQQQYPGLLNNITTTTTAAAVAKASEPPARTCTPERVVAAVDVAAQQQGQPVSVQAPVVPQPSHFMKGAIIQLANGELKRVEDLQTQDFVRSAEMSGGLKIDSSMVVDIRKSQQRPGLVALQFTVGEQQNKVAIDVPPEHPFFVFGQGWSSCSPDRTVQLYGLSCHRLQAGDVCISLTLQQQQQAQTRTPTVTNVNSAGISQPMGPPASQQLRAPSQFRADRTHREREDEEEAMQVRGAGSGETALQTVRTFANQPRGQTSYYLHTESHPQAGGEQSHTTSAAQRRWSAPGFQKYETRSEESAQPSSSSSGCSRPSFIPQEVKLSIEGRSNAGK is encoded by the exons ATGAAGCCTGCCCATGAACGCAACCAGGAGAGCCTCCCCCCAAAGAAGCGGGACTTACCACTGAACAGCAGCGGAGGGGGGGACGAGTCGACGTCCACTCGCAGTTCGGGCTCGACGGGGAGCGATGCCCCTGGCAGTGGCGTGGCTGGGGAATGGATGCGAGTCCAGACGGGACTGCAGTACAGCGTGGAGATCTCTGAAAGCATGGCCGTGCCCATAGACCAGTACGGCATGCTCTACAAAGTCGCCCTCCCCTCAGGCACCTACTCTCCAAACAGCCTGCACCAGGTCTTGAACATGGGCCACCTTTCTCCTGCCTACAGCATGCCCTCTCCCCTCCTGCAGCACCCAGGAATCCCCTACCCCCCAATGGGCTATGCCCAGATTCCCCACTCCTCCCTGCAGTTTGTAGGCGCCCCCTATACTGTCCCGTATGCTGTGCCTCCTGGCTTTGTTGTTCCCAGCTCCTTAATCTCGCCCCAGGCTGCTATACCCCAACAGCATCATGTTTCCCATCTGGTTCCCTACCCTTCAGTTATCCAGGAGGGAGTCATTACCCCTCCCCCACAGTCCTCAGCCCAGGCTTTCACCAAAGTGGCCACAGCAGCAGGCCTTTCTGTGGTCCTATCCTCCGATCATGCCACACAGCAGCAGCATATTGGAGCAGTTGCGGGGCGCACTGCGAATGAAATCAGCCCCAGAGGAGTGCCAGTCTACTACCACCACACCAGCTGTAGGGCTCCCCCTACTGCCGTGGCAGCTCCTGTTTACAGGGACGTTTTGAGCCATCATGACCAGGGGCTGGTGGCTGCTTCCCAGCATGAGAGGGGGAAGGTGGTGAACGGAGGCGAGGAGGAGCAAGGGGGCAGAGAGCTGCTGCAGGAATTGCTGTACTCCGGCAGAAACATGCAAGTGCTCCACGTTGTGGCCAGCACAGCCGGGGGAGAGGGCTTTGTGGACGGGCAGCACGCCACTCAGCGGCAACCCCCCCACGAAGAGAGGCCATCCCCCAGCCACAGGAGCACCCCTGACACTGACCTGGAG GTGCAGCAGGTGGTGGGGCGCCTGGCTTTTCCAAATCAGAACGTCCTGGGAAATCGTAAAGAAGCCTCCTTCGGCCCCCTGAACCTGTCACAGGGCTCCCATCGGAGCAGAGAGATCCTGCCCGCAGCCCAGGGTCGAAGTGCTGTCAGAGAGGAGACTGTGTTGCCAGGCAGGACTGCGTTCGGAGGGCATGCTGCTGTTCAAGGCGACCCAAGaatacaacagcagcagcagcagccacaccACCAGCTACCGCCACAGCACCACGCTGTGATCCTGGCAAACGGGCAGCCTGTGTTGGTGCCTCTGGAGCAGAACCAGCAATTCCAGCAGCAGCAATATCCTGGGCTACTAAACAACATAACCACAACCACCACAGCAGCGGCAGTCGCAAAGGCCTCCGAACCTCCGGCCAGAACATGCACCCCAGAGAGGGTGGTGGCAGCAGTGGATGTTGCAGCCCAGCAGCAGGGGCAGCCAGTATCGGTCCAGGCGCCCGTTGTCCCTCAACCTTCCCACTTCATGAAGGGAGCCATCATCCAGTTAGCCAATGGGGAGCTGAAGCGAGTGGAGGACCTGCAGACGCAAGACTTTGTGCGCAGCGCCGAGATGAGCGGCGGTCTCAAGATTGACTCCAGCATGGTGGTGGACATCCGCAAGAGCCAGCAGCGGCCTGGTTTGGTGGCCCTCCAGTTCACAGTCGGGGAGCAGCAGAACAAAGTGGCCATTGATGTCCCCCCCGAGCACCCCTTCTTTGTTTTCGGCCAGGGCTGGTCATCCTGCAGTCCCGACCGGACGGTCCAACTATATGGGCTGTCCTGCCACCGATTACAAGCAGGGGATGTCTGTATCTCGCTCACcttgcagcagcaacagcaagcaCAAACAAGGACACCCACAGTTACTAATGTCAATAGTGCTGGTATCTCCCAGCCCATGGGACCCCCAGCCTCCCAGCAATTGAGGGCCCCCAGCCAGTTCAGAGCAGACAGGACTCACAGGGAGCGAGAGGATGAAGAGGAAGCAATGCAGGTCAGGGGAGCGGGATCAGGGGAGACAGCACTCCAGACGGTTAGGACTTTTGCAAACCAGCCCAGAGGTCAGACCAGTTATTATTTGCACACAGAGAGCCATCCCCAGGCAGGAGGGGAGCAGTCGCACACAACAAGTGCGGCTCAGCGGCGTTGGTCAGCGCCCGGTTTCCAAAAATACGAGACCAGGAGCGAGGAATCAGCCCAGCCTTCCTCCTCATCCTCTGGCTGCTCCAGGCCTTCCTTCATCCCTCAGGAGGTCAAGTTGTCCATCGAGGGGCGGTCCAACGCGGGGAAGTAG